The following coding sequences are from one Novosphingobium sp. KACC 22771 window:
- a CDS encoding pirin family protein: MIELRPFAGLGHANHGWLDANHHFSFADYYNPARMQWGPLRVWNDDTIAPKSGFPPHPHRDMEIITYVRTGAITHKDSLGNTGRTAAGDVQVMSAGSGITHAEYNLEDEVTTLFQIWIAPTSRGGEPSWGAKQFPRGERAGQMIVLASGYKDDADALPIRTEGRVLGATIRAGESVDYPLGAQRKGYLVSAKGRIEVNGIAAQPRDGVAIAEEENLRITALDDAEIVLVETA, from the coding sequence ATGATCGAACTTCGCCCCTTTGCCGGCCTTGGCCATGCCAATCATGGCTGGCTGGACGCCAATCACCACTTTTCCTTTGCCGATTATTACAACCCGGCCCGGATGCAGTGGGGCCCGCTGCGCGTATGGAATGATGACACGATCGCCCCCAAGTCGGGCTTTCCGCCCCATCCCCACCGTGACATGGAAATCATCACCTATGTCCGCACCGGGGCGATCACGCACAAGGACAGCCTGGGCAACACCGGCCGCACGGCGGCAGGCGACGTTCAGGTGATGAGCGCAGGTTCGGGCATTACGCATGCCGAATACAACCTTGAGGACGAGGTGACGACGCTTTTCCAGATCTGGATTGCGCCGACCTCGCGCGGCGGCGAGCCGAGCTGGGGCGCCAAGCAATTCCCGCGCGGCGAGCGTGCCGGGCAGATGATCGTGCTGGCCAGCGGTTACAAGGACGATGCCGACGCCCTGCCGATCCGCACCGAGGGGCGCGTATTGGGCGCCACCATCCGCGCTGGCGAGAGCGTGGACTACCCCTTGGGCGCACAGCGCAAGGGCTATCTGGTCTCGGCCAAGGGCCGGATCGAGGTCAATGGCATCGCCGCCCAGCCGCGCGATGGCGTGGCCATTGCCGAGGAAGAAAACCTGCGTATCACCGCCCTTGATGATGCCGAAATCGTGCTGGTCGAAACCGCATAA